From the Psychrobacillus sp. FSL K6-4046 genome, one window contains:
- a CDS encoding antibiotic biosynthesis monooxygenase: MKLYMTSGTPEFMQSIKDKHPNENIYILHGTGNSVLIHETTGKSVFQVPRIYEILESRGSFNENGYFVLHHIPVSDEGKPIFEHQYTNLSPTVESEPGFIALRVLKPLKSDTYIILSEWNGPNSYEIWEKSVALDFTSVADKQQLFTSAPYISTYRSKTKEE; this comes from the coding sequence ATGAAATTATATATGACGTCCGGAACACCTGAGTTTATGCAGTCCATAAAAGATAAACACCCCAATGAAAATATATACATTTTACATGGAACAGGAAATTCAGTTCTCATTCATGAAACGACTGGTAAATCCGTCTTTCAAGTCCCTCGTATTTATGAAATTTTAGAATCTCGCGGCAGTTTTAATGAGAATGGATACTTTGTCCTTCACCACATCCCCGTATCAGATGAAGGTAAACCAATATTTGAACATCAATATACAAACCTTTCTCCAACTGTTGAATCTGAACCAGGCTTCATAGCTTTACGCGTTTTAAAACCTTTAAAATCAGATACTTATATTATCTTATCAGAATGGAATGGACCTAATAGCTATGAAATCTGGGAAAAGTCTGTTGCACTAGACTTCACCAGTGTCGCAGATAAGCAACAGTTATTTACAAGCGCCCCTTATATATCGACCTATCGTTCAAAAACAAAAGAGG